The following proteins come from a genomic window of Gossypium raimondii isolate GPD5lz chromosome 5, ASM2569854v1, whole genome shotgun sequence:
- the LOC105767169 gene encoding pentatricopeptide repeat-containing protein At1g62930, chloroplastic isoform X2 — MKHYAIVVSKYRQIELLGVSHNVYSMNILINCFCQLGRIDFGFSVLGKMLKLGVEPDVVTFSTLINGLCNQSKISEAVCMFDEMTEKGYQPNLIVYSTMLKGLCKTGNTGRAVRFLRLMESRGYEPNIVAYNTILDCLCKNGLLKEALDLFSEVKVKGIRPHIFTYNCLIHGMYNLGQQEEATMLLNEMVNNNISINIGTYNILIDALCKEGTISKAVETVDMMRKQGIEPNVVTYTALVDAHCKEGMVSEAEDIVDAMIKRGIEPDVVSYNTLVDAHCKEGMVFEAEDITDAMIKRGIEPNVVTYSALINGHCLQNEMDKARRVFNLMIEKGFAPNIVTYNTMINGYCKGKRLDKAMELFHEISLKGPIPDTVTYSTLLQSMFQLGRVSAACELFRKMLASGQVPDIATCLILLDGLCKTGHIKEALKLFQAMQNTGLELDIVPYTILIDGFCKAGHIEVAKELFHQLSNNGLKPNVVTYCVMINRLCKEGLPDEAYRLFGSMGDNDCLPNSCCYNVMIRGFLRNSYTSKATQLLTEMVGKGFSADIFTATLFMDLIIYSNKSILL, encoded by the coding sequence GTGTTGAGCCTGATGTTGTAACTTTTTCAACTTTGATAAATGGGCTTTGTAATCAAAGTAAGATTTCTGAGGCCGTTTGTATGTTCGATGAAATGACTGAAAAAGGGTATCAACCTAATTTGATTGTTTACAGTACAATGCTTAAGGGGTTGTGTAAGACCGGTAATACTGGTAGAGCTGTTAGGTTTCTAAGGCTGATGGAAAGCAGAGGTTATGAACCTAATATTGTAGCATATAATACCATCCTTGACTGTCTTTGTAAGAACGGATTGTTGAAGGAGGCTCTCGATCTCTTCTCCGAAGTGAAGGTTAAAGGCATTAGACCACATATCTTTACTTATAACTGCTTAATTCATGGTATGTATAATTTGGGCCAGCAGGAGGAGGCAACAATGCTTTTGAATGAAATGGttaataacaatatttcaattaatattggcacttataatatattaattgatgCACTTTGCAAGGAAGGAACGATTTCTAAAGCTGTAGAGACCGTTGACATGATGAGAAAGCAAGGCATTGAGCCTAATGTTGTCACGTATACTGCATTGGTTGATGCGCATTGCAAGGAAGGGATGGTCTCAGAAGCTGAGGATATTGTTGACGCAATGATAAAGCGAGGCATTGAGCCTGATGTTGTCTCGTATAATACATTGGTTGATGCACATTGTAAGGAAGGGATGGTTTTTGAAGCTGAGGATATCACTGACGCAATGATAAAGCGAGGCATTGAGCCTAATGTTGTTACCTATAGTGCATTAATCAACGGCCATTGCTTGCAGAATGAAATGGATAAAGCTAGAAGAGTTTTCAACTTGATGATTGAGAAGGGTTTTGCACCTAATATAGTTACTTATAACACCATGATCAATGGATATTGCAAAGGTAAAAGGTTAGACAAAGCAATGGAACTCTTTCATGAAATATCTCTCAAGGGACCAATCCCGGATACTGTCACATATAGCACTCTCTTGCAAAGTATGTTTCAGTTAGGGAGAGTTTCAGCTGCATGTGAACTGTTTAGAAAGATGCTTGCTTCTGGACAAGTTCCAGATATAGCGACCTGTTTGATTTTGCTGGATGGTTTATGCAAAACAGGTCATATCAAAGAGGCATTGAAACTTTTTCAAGCAATGCAAAACACTGGGTTGGAACTTGATATTGTCCCGTATACTATCCTAATTGATGGGTTTTGTAAAGCTGGGCATATCGAAGTTGCCAAGGAATTATTTCATCAACTCTCAAACAATGGTTTAAAACCGAATGTTGTCACATATTGTGTAATGATTAATAGGCTGTGTAAAGAGGGATTGCCAGATGAAGCATACAGGTTATTTGGGAGCATGGGAGATAATGACTGTTTGCCTAATAGCTGCTGTTATAATGTAATGATTCGGGGGTTCCTTCGCAACAGCTATACCTCAAAGGCAACACAACTTCTTACGGAAATGGTTGGTAAGGGCTTTTCTGCAGATATATTCACTGCCACCTTATTTATGGATCTTATCATATACTCTAATAAATCAATCTTGCTCTGA
- the LOC105767168 gene encoding pentatricopeptide repeat-containing protein At5g16640, mitochondrial: MCNLGQQEEATRLLNEMVDNNISLNIVTYNTLVDALCKEGTISKAVETVDMLRKQGIEPDFVTYSTLVDAHCKEGMVSEAEDIVDVMIKRGIEPDVVTYSALVDAHCKEGMVSEAEDIVDAMIKRGIEPNVVTYSALVNGHCLQNEMDKARRVFNLMIEKGCAPNIVTYSTMINGYCKGKTGHIEEALKLFQAT, from the exons ATGTGTAATTTGGGCCAGCAGGAGGAGGCAACAAGGCTTTTGAATGAAATGGTTGATAACAATATTTCACTTAATATTGTCACATATAATACATTGGTTGATGCTCTTTGCAAGGAAGGAACGATTTCTAAAGCTGTAGAGACCGTTGACATGTTGAGAAAGCAAGGCATTGAGCCTGATTTTGTCACGTATAGTACATTGGTTGATGCGCATTGCAAGGAAGGGATGGTCTCTGAAGCTGAGGATATTGTTGACGTAATGATAAAGCGAGGCATTGAGCCTGATGTTGTTACCTATAGTGCATTGGTTGATGCGCATTGCAAGGAAGGAATGGTCTCTGAAGCTGAGGATATTGTTGATGCAATGATAAAGAGAGGCATTGAGCCTAATGTTGTTACCTATAGTGCATTAGTTAATGGTCATTGCTTGCAGAATGAAATGGATAAAGCTAGAAGAGTTTTCAACTTGATGATTGAGAAGGGTTGTGCACCTAATATAGTTACTTACAGCACCATGATCAATGGATATTGCAAAG GCAAAACAGGTCATATTGAGGAGGCATTGAAACTTTTTCAAGCAACGTGA